A region of Asticcacaulis excentricus DNA encodes the following proteins:
- a CDS encoding J domain-containing protein: MSEGFKYKPKFGLDMRIRPPKEGEVNGKRPEDDVLSLKPGQVRCEWPECHRAATAKAPKSREMMNEYYNFCQAHAGEYNKNWNFFAGMSEGEAKAHREATMTGGRPTWAFRASAASREAAAFSAGRTKGAGMYDPHSVFGAGAAPRKPGEDAPIQRQFGKIERGAYADLDLEVGAEPEKVRAAYTELLKRCHPDNNGGDRSAEDKLQRVIKAYKVLKKMGLA; encoded by the coding sequence TTTGGTCTGGACATGCGTATTCGCCCGCCCAAGGAGGGCGAGGTGAATGGCAAGCGTCCGGAAGACGATGTGCTGTCGCTGAAGCCGGGCCAGGTGCGCTGCGAATGGCCGGAATGCCATCGTGCGGCCACGGCCAAGGCCCCGAAGTCGCGCGAAATGATGAACGAATACTATAACTTCTGTCAGGCGCACGCGGGCGAGTATAACAAGAACTGGAACTTCTTTGCCGGCATGTCCGAAGGCGAGGCCAAGGCGCACCGCGAAGCGACCATGACCGGAGGCCGCCCGACCTGGGCCTTCCGCGCTTCGGCCGCGTCGCGCGAAGCGGCGGCCTTCAGCGCCGGCCGGACCAAGGGCGCGGGCATGTACGACCCGCACTCCGTGTTTGGTGCCGGTGCCGCACCGCGCAAGCCCGGCGAGGACGCGCCGATCCAGCGTCAGTTCGGTAAGATCGAACGCGGGGCCTATGCCGATCTTGACCTTGAGGTCGGGGCCGAGCCGGAAAAGGTGCGCGCCGCCTATACCGAACTGCTCAAGCGCTGCCACCCGGACAATAATGGCGGCGATCGTTCGGCAGAAGACAAGCTCCAGCGCGTGATCAAGGCCTATAAAGTTCTCAAAAAAATGGGCCTGGCTTAA
- a CDS encoding GFA family protein — MVEVRTGGCQCGAVRFRVEGELGHASICHCRMCQKAYGNVFAPLVSVREATLTWSKAEPKRFQSSNLVQRGFCPDCGTPLTYEAPDGVALYIAAFDDPADIAPVIQFGTEGRLPWVNGLHALPERTTLEDIEAAPFLDKLISYQHPDHD; from the coding sequence ATGGTCGAGGTCAGAACCGGTGGGTGTCAGTGCGGGGCCGTGCGTTTCCGCGTTGAAGGCGAGCTGGGCCATGCCTCCATCTGTCATTGCCGCATGTGCCAAAAGGCCTATGGCAATGTCTTCGCGCCGCTGGTCAGCGTGCGGGAGGCGACGCTCACATGGAGCAAGGCCGAGCCCAAACGCTTCCAAAGTTCAAACCTCGTTCAGCGCGGTTTTTGCCCCGACTGCGGGACGCCGCTGACCTACGAAGCGCCGGACGGTGTGGCGCTGTACATCGCCGCCTTTGATGATCCCGCTGACATCGCTCCGGTCATTCAGTTCGGCACCGAAGGCCGTCTGCCGTGGGTCAATGGCCTGCACGCCCTGCCGGAGCGCACCACGTTGGAAGACATCGAGGCCGCACCGTTTCTGGATAAGCTGATCAGCTATCAGCACCCGGACCATGACTGA
- the cobS gene encoding cobaltochelatase subunit CobS, which produces MPVLTSDTLTDPLLGLVPDKKVSLREVFGVDSDMLVPAFSTRDEHVPEIDPSYRFDPQTTIAICAGFAYDRRVMVQGFHGTGKSTHIEQIAARLNWPLVRVNLDSHVSRIDLIGKDAIVLKDGQQVTEFKQGILPWSLQRPVALVFDEYDAGRPDVMFVIQRVLEAQGRLTLLDQNKVIRPNSFFRLFATTNTIGLGDTTGLYHGTQQINQGQMDRWSIVTTLNYLSHEAEVEIVLAKLPEFNTPERRALIDAMVRVADLTRSAFANGDISTVMSPRTVITWAQNTLIFGNDPEVAFRLTFLNKCDELERPTLAEFYQRSFGADVKESALKVKVI; this is translated from the coding sequence ATGCCCGTACTCACCTCCGATACCCTGACCGATCCGCTTCTGGGCCTTGTGCCGGACAAGAAGGTATCGCTGCGTGAGGTGTTCGGCGTCGATTCCGACATGCTGGTCCCGGCCTTTTCGACGCGCGATGAGCATGTGCCGGAAATCGACCCGTCCTATCGCTTCGACCCGCAAACGACCATCGCCATCTGCGCCGGCTTTGCCTATGACCGCCGCGTCATGGTGCAGGGCTTCCACGGCACGGGTAAGTCCACCCATATCGAGCAGATCGCCGCGCGGCTGAACTGGCCGTTGGTGCGCGTCAATCTCGACAGCCATGTGTCGCGGATCGACCTGATCGGCAAGGACGCCATCGTGCTCAAGGACGGTCAGCAGGTCACCGAGTTCAAGCAAGGCATCCTGCCGTGGTCGCTGCAACGGCCTGTGGCGCTGGTCTTCGACGAATACGACGCCGGGCGTCCGGATGTGATGTTCGTCATCCAGCGCGTTCTGGAGGCGCAGGGCCGCCTGACTCTGCTGGATCAGAACAAGGTCATCCGCCCCAACAGCTTCTTTCGTTTATTTGCCACCACCAATACCATCGGTCTGGGTGACACCACCGGGCTTTATCACGGCACGCAGCAGATCAATCAGGGTCAGATGGACCGCTGGTCGATTGTCACCACGCTCAACTATCTCAGCCACGAGGCCGAGGTGGAGATCGTGCTGGCCAAGCTGCCGGAATTCAATACGCCCGAACGTCGCGCCCTGATCGACGCCATGGTGCGCGTCGCCGACCTGACGCGCTCGGCCTTTGCTAATGGCGATATCTCGACCGTCATGTCGCCGCGGACCGTCATCACCTGGGCGCAGAATACGCTGATCTTCGGCAATGACCCGGAGGTGGCTTTCCGCCTGACCTTCCTCAACAAGTGTGATGAGCTGGAGCGCCCGACACTGGCGGAGTTCTATCAGCGCAGCTTTGGCGCGGATGTGAAGGAAAGCGCCCTCAAGGTGAAGGTGATATAA